The Deltaproteobacteria bacterium genome has a window encoding:
- a CDS encoding alpha/beta hydrolase: MSSIAVGRENSTPIDLYYKDWGTGQPVVFSHGWPLTADAWEDQMVFLASRGYRCIAHDRRGHGRSSQPWSGNDMDTYADDLVALVEALDLKNAIHVGHSTGGGEVARYIGRHGTKRVAKAVLIGAVPPLMLKTAANPGGLPMEAFDQIRAAVLADRSQFFKDLSAPFYGANRPGAKVSQGLRDSFWLQGMQAGFNAAFDCIEAFSETDFTQDLEQFDVPTLIIHGDDDQIVPIGASALLSSKLIKNARLEVYKGAPHGLCSTHKDQVNADLLSFFGA; this comes from the coding sequence ATGAGCAGTATCGCTGTCGGTCGGGAAAACTCCACGCCCATCGACCTCTACTACAAGGACTGGGGAACGGGACAGCCCGTCGTCTTCAGTCACGGCTGGCCGCTGACTGCGGATGCCTGGGAAGACCAGATGGTGTTTCTGGCCTCGCGTGGATACCGCTGCATCGCCCATGACCGTCGCGGCCACGGCCGCTCCAGCCAGCCCTGGAGTGGCAACGACATGGATACCTACGCTGACGACCTCGTGGCGCTCGTCGAAGCGCTCGACCTGAAAAACGCGATCCATGTCGGTCACTCGACGGGCGGCGGCGAGGTCGCCCGCTACATCGGCCGCCACGGCACGAAGCGCGTCGCCAAGGCTGTGCTGATCGGCGCGGTGCCGCCGCTGATGCTCAAGACGGCGGCCAATCCCGGCGGCTTGCCGATGGAGGCGTTCGACCAGATACGCGCCGCCGTCCTCGCCGATCGCTCGCAGTTCTTCAAGGATCTCAGTGCGCCGTTCTACGGCGCCAACCGCCCGGGCGCCAAGGTCTCGCAAGGCTTACGGGACTCGTTCTGGCTCCAAGGCATGCAGGCCGGTTTCAACGCTGCCTTCGACTGCATCGAGGCCTTCTCCGAGACGGACTTCACCCAGGACCTCGAGCAGTTCGACGTGCCGACCCTCATCATCCATGGCGACGACGACCAGATCGTCCCGATCGGCGCCTCCGCCCTGCTTTCCTCCAAGCTGATCAAGAACGCACGTCTCGAGGTTTACAAGGGCGCGCCGCACGGCCTGTGCTCGACCCACAAGGACCAGGTCAACGCCGACCTGCTCTCATTCTTCGGCGCCTGA